One stretch of Clavibacter californiensis DNA includes these proteins:
- a CDS encoding GNAT family N-acetyltransferase — MTPAAGSAAALLAAYDAQLRADAETPSALDVRLLGPLRLVVFPGRRGFVTYADLGGLDEAGLRELVPAALARYRDDPAITTVEWKTRGHDRAPGLDGILRANGFVPEERESIMLGETRALAVDVPLPAGVTLRRVTAEAEVRAMSAMQDEVFGDAVSADHADAILRRLRLDDGMELWVAEADGRIVSAGRLEPVAGSDFAGLWGGATLPEWRGRGIYRALTAARARSALAAGRTLMHSDSTDFSRPILERSGLIACSTTTPYAWSR; from the coding sequence GTGACCCCCGCCGCCGGATCCGCCGCCGCCCTCCTCGCCGCCTACGACGCCCAGCTCCGCGCCGACGCCGAGACGCCGAGCGCGCTCGACGTGCGGCTGCTCGGCCCGCTGCGGCTCGTCGTCTTCCCCGGCCGGCGCGGCTTCGTCACGTACGCCGACCTCGGCGGCCTCGACGAGGCCGGCCTGCGCGAGCTCGTCCCCGCCGCGCTCGCGCGCTACCGCGACGACCCCGCGATCACGACCGTGGAGTGGAAGACCCGCGGACACGACCGCGCGCCCGGGCTCGACGGGATCCTCCGCGCGAACGGGTTCGTGCCGGAGGAGCGCGAGTCGATCATGCTGGGCGAGACCCGCGCGCTCGCGGTCGACGTGCCGCTGCCCGCGGGCGTGACGCTCCGGCGCGTCACCGCGGAGGCCGAGGTGCGGGCGATGAGCGCCATGCAGGACGAGGTCTTCGGCGACGCGGTGTCCGCGGATCATGCCGACGCGATCCTCCGCCGCCTCCGGCTCGACGACGGCATGGAGCTCTGGGTCGCCGAGGCCGACGGGCGGATCGTCTCGGCGGGCCGGCTCGAGCCCGTCGCGGGATCCGACTTCGCCGGCCTCTGGGGCGGCGCGACCCTGCCGGAGTGGCGCGGCCGCGGCATCTACCGCGCGCTCACCGCGGCCCGCGCGCGCTCGGCGCTCGCGGCCGGCCGCACCCTGATGCACAGCGACTCGACCGACTTCTCCCGCCCGATCCTCGAGCGCTCCGGCCTCATCGCCTGCTCGACGACCACGCCGTACGCCTGGTCGCGCTGA
- a CDS encoding P-loop NTPase family protein, with product MLGPVDRLDPPARRVLIGAASGAGKTTLARRIQARTGLPHTEIDALFHGPDWSELPTFRDDVEAFSSRDAWVTEWQYTTQLGDLLPSRADTLVWLDLSVAVQMGRLIRRTVVRRRSREPLWHGNVEPPLWTVLTDPDHIVRWGWKGRAKARKRVVLAAVKHPHLRIVRLRSPREVDMWLRGLPGAGQPPQRDQPPVPPSASG from the coding sequence ATGCTCGGACCCGTCGACCGCCTCGATCCACCCGCCCGGCGCGTCCTCATCGGCGCGGCGTCCGGGGCAGGGAAGACCACGCTGGCCCGGCGCATCCAGGCCCGCACCGGCCTGCCGCACACCGAGATCGACGCCCTCTTCCACGGGCCCGACTGGAGCGAGCTGCCCACCTTCCGCGACGACGTCGAGGCGTTCTCATCGCGCGACGCGTGGGTCACCGAGTGGCAGTACACGACGCAGCTCGGGGATCTCCTGCCGTCGCGCGCCGACACCCTCGTGTGGCTCGACCTGTCCGTCGCGGTGCAGATGGGGCGGCTGATCCGCCGCACCGTGGTCCGCCGCCGGAGCCGCGAGCCGCTCTGGCACGGCAACGTCGAGCCGCCGCTGTGGACCGTCCTCACCGACCCCGACCACATCGTCCGGTGGGGATGGAAGGGGCGCGCAAAGGCGCGGAAGCGCGTGGTGCTGGCCGCCGTCAAGCACCCCCACCTGCGGATCGTGCGGCTGCGTTCGCCCCGCGAGGTCGACATGTGGCTGCGCGGGCTGCCGGGCGCGGGTCAGCCGCCGCAGCGGGATCAGCCGCCGGTGCCGCCGTCCGCCTCCGGGTAG
- a CDS encoding YceI family protein: MQKKTKIILGTSAAVVVVLGVSAAAFGPAFYRDVIVGAPAAAPSVSAAPADSSLDTSDLSGEWQIGTGSTAGYRVAEVLNGTDVTVVGKTEDVTGSITVDGSTLSAATVKVDVASIATDAAPRDEYFRGTAMEVSKYPDATFTLTQPVDAAVPADGQVATVQATGELTMHGVTQTVTVPLQAALSGDGVQVSGSIPVTFSDYGVQAPSLGFVSVEDQGTVEFLVKATPTK, translated from the coding sequence ATGCAGAAGAAGACCAAGATCATCCTCGGCACGAGCGCGGCCGTGGTGGTCGTGCTCGGTGTCAGCGCCGCCGCGTTCGGCCCCGCCTTCTACCGCGACGTGATCGTCGGCGCCCCCGCGGCCGCCCCGTCCGTCTCGGCCGCCCCCGCCGACTCCTCGCTCGACACGAGCGACCTGTCCGGCGAGTGGCAGATCGGCACCGGCAGCACCGCCGGATACCGCGTCGCCGAGGTGCTCAACGGCACCGACGTGACGGTCGTCGGCAAGACCGAGGACGTGACCGGCAGCATCACGGTCGACGGATCCACCCTGTCGGCCGCCACCGTGAAGGTCGACGTCGCGAGCATCGCCACCGACGCGGCCCCCCGCGACGAGTACTTCCGCGGCACCGCGATGGAGGTCTCCAAGTACCCCGACGCGACCTTCACCCTGACCCAGCCGGTCGACGCGGCCGTGCCCGCCGACGGCCAGGTCGCCACCGTCCAGGCGACCGGCGAGCTGACCATGCACGGCGTGACGCAGACTGTCACCGTGCCGCTGCAGGCCGCGCTCTCGGGCGACGGCGTGCAGGTGAGCGGATCCATCCCCGTCACCTTCTCGGACTACGGCGTCCAGGCCCCGAGCCTCGGCTTCGTGAGCGTCGAGGACCAGGGCACGGTGGAGTTCCTGGTGAAGGCCACGCCGACCAAGTAG
- a CDS encoding sigma-70 family RNA polymerase sigma factor, with protein MTTESTARMRALHDAHAPALQRYALRLTGDPALAEDVVQEALLRAWRSPAILAEDDESARRWLFTVVRNLVIDDRRSAWRGRETPTDVLPEDPVADASDAIIDRLLVAEALVSLSAEHRRAVVSCYHLGRSVAETAEREGVPPGTIKSRLHYALKALRLALQERGVTR; from the coding sequence ATGACCACGGAGAGCACGGCCCGGATGCGGGCGCTGCACGATGCGCACGCGCCTGCGCTGCAGCGGTACGCGCTGCGGCTCACGGGGGATCCGGCGCTCGCCGAGGACGTCGTGCAGGAGGCGCTGCTGCGGGCCTGGCGCTCGCCGGCGATCCTCGCGGAGGACGACGAGTCGGCTCGCCGCTGGCTCTTCACCGTCGTGCGCAACCTGGTGATCGACGACCGGCGCAGCGCCTGGCGCGGCCGCGAGACGCCGACCGACGTGCTGCCGGAGGATCCCGTCGCGGACGCCTCCGACGCCATCATCGACCGCCTGCTCGTGGCCGAGGCGCTCGTCTCGCTCTCCGCCGAGCACCGCCGCGCGGTCGTCAGCTGCTACCACCTCGGCCGGTCCGTCGCGGAGACCGCGGAGCGCGAGGGCGTCCCGCCCGGCACCATCAAGTCCCGCCTCCACTACGCGCTCAAGGCGCTCCGGCTCGCCCTGCAGGAACGAGGAGTCACCCGATGA
- a CDS encoding anti-sigma factor family protein: MNDRADDIHEWDAAYVLGGLSATDRALFEAHLEGCDACMRSLAELSGLPGVLRMLPVEEAIVLMDEPEGPAVPQPVAPAQVAPAQDAPGHRVPRRGRRPLSGAARPRLSRRTGRWLLAAAAVVLLVGGAGLGSALRAGVSVPVADPTPAVSSPAQDPTSDTGLPADAVSMRSELDDSVTAQLAVTAKPWGTRFDWSCAYAGGSAGKGAYDLVAIADDGTRTIVATWGAGQAEATQLTATSALPIDRIREVQITPSDSDVVLASRDL; the protein is encoded by the coding sequence ATGAACGACCGCGCCGACGACATCCACGAGTGGGATGCCGCGTACGTGCTCGGCGGCCTGAGCGCCACCGATCGCGCGCTCTTCGAGGCCCACCTCGAGGGGTGCGACGCGTGCATGCGCTCCCTCGCCGAGCTCTCCGGCCTGCCCGGCGTGCTGCGGATGCTGCCCGTCGAGGAGGCGATCGTGCTGATGGACGAGCCCGAGGGTCCCGCCGTTCCGCAGCCGGTCGCGCCAGCGCAGGTCGCGCCAGCGCAGGACGCGCCTGGCCACCGGGTGCCGCGCCGGGGCCGTCGCCCCCTCTCGGGTGCCGCGCGCCCGCGGCTGTCCCGTCGCACCGGCAGGTGGCTGCTCGCCGCCGCCGCCGTCGTGCTCCTCGTCGGCGGCGCGGGCCTCGGCTCCGCGCTCCGCGCCGGCGTGAGCGTGCCCGTCGCGGATCCGACCCCCGCCGTCTCGTCGCCCGCCCAGGATCCGACCTCCGACACCGGCCTGCCCGCCGACGCCGTCAGCATGCGCTCCGAGCTCGACGACAGCGTCACGGCGCAGCTCGCCGTGACGGCCAAGCCGTGGGGCACGCGCTTCGACTGGAGCTGCGCGTACGCGGGCGGCAGCGCGGGCAAGGGCGCCTACGACCTCGTCGCGATCGCCGACGACGGCACCCGCACGATCGTCGCCACGTGGGGCGCCGGCCAGGCCGAGGCGACCCAGCTCACGGCGACGTCGGCCCTCCCGATCGACCGCATCCGCGAGGTGCAGATCACCCCATCCGACTCCGACGTGGTGCTGGCGAGTAGGGATCTCTAG
- a CDS encoding helix-turn-helix domain-containing protein, which translates to MTIGQVIHGARRASGLSQRELSSISGVAQSTVSEVESGHRVPSVTTVERLLRSTGHQLVAIPTRRSDAAAAAEGIARSLSSRRGDHAVRHFIQLADDLAAEHGSVRFVLAIAEPAPTGAQHWDAAIAALVEHRLEEEGLPVPAWVASDERRLADEWTFGSGRYAIPVDRDRVPEAFLRHGVLLDADTLVSV; encoded by the coding sequence ATGACCATCGGGCAGGTGATCCACGGAGCGCGGCGCGCGAGCGGCCTCTCGCAACGCGAGCTGAGCAGCATCTCGGGCGTCGCGCAGTCGACCGTCTCGGAGGTGGAGTCCGGACACCGAGTTCCGAGCGTCACGACCGTCGAGCGGCTCCTGCGTTCCACCGGCCACCAGCTCGTCGCCATCCCCACGCGTCGGTCGGATGCCGCCGCCGCCGCCGAGGGCATCGCCCGCAGCCTCTCCTCGCGGCGGGGCGACCACGCCGTGCGTCACTTCATCCAGCTCGCCGACGATCTCGCGGCAGAGCACGGGAGCGTGCGATTCGTCCTCGCGATCGCGGAGCCGGCGCCCACGGGTGCGCAGCACTGGGACGCGGCCATCGCCGCCCTGGTCGAGCACCGGCTCGAGGAGGAGGGGCTTCCCGTGCCCGCGTGGGTCGCTTCCGATGAGCGACGCCTCGCAGACGAGTGGACCTTCGGCTCCGGACGCTACGCCATCCCCGTGGATCGCGACCGTGTTCCGGAGGCCTTCCTCCGCCACGGTGTTCTCCTGGACGCCGACACCCTGGTGAGCGTCTAG
- a CDS encoding DUF6036 family nucleotidyltransferase: MFDRDDLESALGELAALLVERGTTGNMQIFGGAALTLGLFDRGTTADIDARVRFDADITDLMQLIADRRGWQRDWLNDAGRGFLPLYGREVDWETIFDRDGVAIQLASAEALLAMKLNANRPGRDDEDIAQLMAICGVSSSGGAEEVFEAYYPGECLTGRAVRMVEGILEGGLPERAARPPAPRLD; this comes from the coding sequence ATGTTCGATAGGGACGACCTCGAGTCGGCGCTGGGCGAGCTCGCTGCGCTCCTCGTCGAGCGCGGGACGACCGGGAACATGCAGATCTTCGGGGGCGCGGCGTTGACGCTCGGGCTCTTCGACCGTGGCACCACTGCCGACATCGACGCGCGAGTGCGCTTCGACGCGGACATCACGGATCTGATGCAGCTCATCGCGGACAGACGCGGCTGGCAGCGCGATTGGCTCAACGACGCAGGTAGGGGGTTCCTCCCGCTGTACGGCCGCGAAGTCGACTGGGAGACGATCTTCGACCGGGACGGCGTGGCGATCCAGCTGGCGTCGGCCGAGGCCCTCCTGGCGATGAAGCTCAATGCGAACCGCCCTGGACGTGACGACGAGGACATCGCGCAGCTGATGGCCATCTGCGGCGTCTCGTCGTCGGGTGGCGCTGAGGAGGTGTTCGAGGCGTACTACCCGGGCGAGTGCCTGACCGGGAGGGCGGTGCGCATGGTGGAGGGCATCCTCGAGGGCGGGTTGCCGGAACGCGCTGCGCGCCCGCCCGCACCTCGCCTGGATTGA